In Gammaproteobacteria bacterium, the following are encoded in one genomic region:
- a CDS encoding EAL domain-containing protein: MSHYINRKANFQQIRRCFSLITASAFLFIPLTCLILASYTGLFDHYSLYPLWKQNLIWVIAVAMFVISRIHFWRFMNIFKKAFEEESTTKLSPVLNRNLARFHINYWGLLLHFVIFSVLAFYITTTHLSSYTERFTETATLAILYLAVTALIGIPLYFQAFNKLGRLIAYIELDRIRVSLKLRTFLLGGIYPLLTSAVLLGYISWRTDIFKVEFLLAWFGLGVTTIMVAWLSLNGITQSLKPVINLLKKNGMDKHSSSLIAAQLTPQSSDEIGYLTQELSTLFQTMGDQDEKLTYQVEHDSLTGLYNRHYFNAALEKLIERVANRDTQCMLFYIDLDRFKEVNDTLGHASGDRLLIECAQMMETHTRDGDLLARLGGDEFTIILHNTNNEKAEYISNNLLAMFEEYRFVEDGRTFNISCSIGMTLINHSSHSVDEVISQADQACHTAKAAGRNQAKFYEYHESSEFNIETGWAGRVRHMLDNDDHLQLVYQPIISIPNGKIIEFEVLVRMITNSGKTILPGGFIAAAERFDLIQRIDRVTTQKAISKLAQMDSNISFSINLSGRSLDNDELLTLIRNQIKATGIDASRLTFEINESTVITNMNAVSKFIKELNVIGCHFVMDDFGSGFSSFYYLKHLPIDKIKIYGSLVRDLKNNKVNQAMVQSIHQIAHAMGKQTIAKSVENGETFQLLKGFGVDFAQGYFIGKPEKDIHKFKEGLITTQPFIRSERLL; encoded by the coding sequence ATGTCACATTACATCAACAGAAAAGCAAACTTCCAACAGATTCGTCGTTGCTTTTCACTTATTACAGCCTCTGCATTCTTATTCATTCCACTGACCTGCCTGATACTGGCAAGTTATACTGGATTATTTGACCATTATTCGCTTTACCCCTTGTGGAAACAAAATCTGATCTGGGTCATTGCCGTCGCCATGTTTGTAATTTCCCGCATTCATTTTTGGCGCTTTATGAACATTTTTAAAAAAGCTTTTGAAGAAGAGTCCACCACAAAGCTTTCCCCCGTACTTAATAGAAACCTTGCTCGCTTTCATATCAATTACTGGGGGCTATTACTTCATTTTGTCATTTTTAGTGTGCTTGCATTTTATATCACAACCACTCACCTAAGTAGCTATACAGAACGGTTTACAGAAACGGCAACGCTGGCCATACTCTATCTTGCCGTCACTGCTTTAATCGGTATACCGCTTTATTTTCAGGCGTTTAATAAACTCGGGCGATTAATTGCATACATTGAACTTGATCGCATTCGGGTCAGTTTGAAATTACGAACTTTTCTATTAGGTGGCATTTACCCTTTACTCACCAGCGCCGTTCTACTGGGATATATTTCCTGGAGAACAGATATTTTCAAAGTTGAATTTTTACTTGCATGGTTTGGTTTAGGTGTCACCACCATTATGGTTGCATGGCTTTCTCTAAATGGTATCACCCAATCATTGAAACCAGTCATCAACTTACTGAAAAAAAATGGTATGGATAAACACTCTAGCAGCCTGATAGCAGCGCAGCTCACCCCCCAGTCAAGCGATGAAATTGGCTATCTGACACAAGAGCTCAGCACTCTGTTTCAAACGATGGGAGATCAGGATGAAAAACTGACCTATCAAGTCGAACATGACTCACTCACCGGCCTCTATAATCGCCACTACTTCAATGCCGCGCTTGAAAAACTCATTGAGCGTGTTGCTAATCGCGATACTCAATGCATGCTTTTTTACATTGACCTTGATCGATTCAAAGAGGTCAACGATACACTTGGCCATGCGTCAGGCGACCGTTTATTAATCGAATGCGCTCAAATGATGGAGACTCATACACGAGATGGTGACCTGCTGGCTCGCCTTGGCGGTGATGAATTTACCATCATACTTCACAACACCAACAATGAAAAAGCCGAATATATATCAAATAATTTATTGGCCATGTTTGAAGAGTATCGCTTTGTCGAAGATGGTCGAACATTTAATATTAGCTGCAGTATCGGCATGACTTTAATTAATCATAGCAGCCACTCTGTAGATGAAGTTATTTCACAAGCAGACCAAGCCTGCCATACAGCAAAAGCAGCGGGGCGTAATCAAGCTAAATTTTATGAGTACCATGAATCTTCTGAGTTTAATATTGAGACAGGCTGGGCTGGTCGCGTTCGGCATATGCTTGACAATGACGACCACCTGCAATTGGTTTACCAACCAATTATTTCTATTCCAAATGGTAAAATTATAGAGTTTGAAGTGCTCGTGCGCATGATCACCAATAGCGGAAAAACAATCTTGCCTGGCGGTTTTATAGCTGCCGCTGAACGCTTTGACTTGATCCAACGGATCGATAGAGTCACCACTCAAAAAGCGATCTCAAAACTGGCTCAAATGGACTCCAACATCTCTTTTTCCATAAATCTTTCCGGTCGTTCACTGGATAATGATGAATTACTCACATTGATTCGAAACCAGATCAAAGCCACCGGCATTGATGCCTCTCGCCTCACTTTTGAAATCAACGAAAGTACCGTTATCACTAATATGAATGCCGTATCAAAATTTATTAAGGAGCTCAACGTGATCGGTTGTCATTTTGTTATGGATGACTTTGGTTCTGGATTCAGCTCTTTTTATTACCTTAAACATCTACCTATCGACAAAATTAAAATATATGGTTCTCTGGTACGTGACCTAAAAAACAACAAGGTAAATCAAGCCATGGTGCAATCCATCCACCAAATTGCTCATGCCATGGGCAAGCAGACGATTGCAAAATCGGTTGAAAATGGTGAAACATTTCAGTTGTTAAAAGGTTTTGGTGTGGATTTTGCCCAAGGCTACTTCATTGGCAAACCTGAAAAAGATATTCATAAATTCAAAGAAGGGTTGATTACCACACAGCCCTTTATAAGAAGTGAAAGGCTACTATAA